In the Clostridium sporogenes genome, one interval contains:
- a CDS encoding class I SAM-dependent RNA methyltransferase — translation MEYTLIATATFGLEKVVANELKKLGYDDLKIENGKVTFVGDERDIVTCNMWLRTADRVLIKMAEFKAESFEELFQGTKAVPWGEYISEDGFMHVTGKSIKSTLHSVPDCQSIVKKAVIEAMKREYVKDWFSEDGAEYKIEVGILKDVVTLTLDTSGQGLHKRGYRENAGEAPLKETLAAALVLLSKWEPSRILADPMCGSGTIAIEAALIGKNIAPGLNRSFAAEQWDIIPLNMWEEVRKHARSSINKEDFRILASDIDGRVLKTARNNAEKAGVSDYIAFQKMAMEDFKSRKKYGVIITNPPYGERLNTLKEVEKIYKNLGVVYFELQDWSCFILTSYEGFEKIFGKKSDKNRKLYNGRLKCYYYQYIGLEPPKKYYEK, via the coding sequence ATGGAGTATACACTAATTGCCACAGCAACTTTTGGATTAGAAAAGGTAGTAGCTAATGAATTAAAAAAATTAGGTTATGATGATTTAAAAATAGAAAATGGGAAAGTTACTTTTGTAGGTGATGAAAGAGATATAGTTACATGTAATATGTGGCTTAGAACTGCAGATAGAGTTTTAATAAAGATGGCAGAATTTAAAGCAGAAAGCTTTGAGGAACTTTTCCAAGGAACTAAAGCAGTACCTTGGGGAGAATATATTTCAGAAGACGGATTTATGCATGTTACGGGAAAATCTATTAAATCTACATTACATAGTGTGCCAGATTGTCAATCTATAGTAAAAAAAGCAGTAATAGAAGCTATGAAGAGAGAGTATGTTAAGGATTGGTTTAGTGAAGATGGAGCAGAGTATAAAATAGAGGTAGGTATTTTAAAGGATGTAGTTACATTAACATTAGATACTTCAGGCCAAGGTCTTCATAAAAGGGGTTATAGAGAAAATGCAGGAGAAGCTCCTCTTAAGGAAACATTGGCAGCAGCGTTAGTACTTTTAAGCAAATGGGAACCTTCAAGAATACTTGCAGATCCTATGTGTGGTTCTGGAACTATTGCTATAGAAGCAGCCTTAATAGGCAAGAATATAGCACCAGGGTTAAATAGAAGTTTTGCAGCAGAACAGTGGGATATAATACCTCTTAATATGTGGGAAGAAGTAAGGAAACATGCTAGAAGTTCTATAAATAAAGAAGATTTTAGAATATTGGCTTCAGATATAGATGGAAGAGTATTAAAAACTGCTAGAAATAATGCAGAAAAAGCAGGAGTTTCTGATTATATAGCTTTTCAAAAGATGGCTATGGAAGATTTTAAATCGAGAAAAAAATATGGAGTTATAATAACTAATCCACCCTATGGTGAGAGGTTAAATACATTAAAAGAAGTAGAAAAAATTTATAAAAATTTAGGTGTAGTATACTTCGAATTACAAGATTGGTCTTGTTTTATATTAACTTCTTATGAAGGATTTGAAAAAATATTTGGAAAAAAATCAGATAAAAATAGAAAACTATATAACGGAAGATTAAAATGTTATTACTATCAATATATAGGATTAGAACCTCCTAAGAAATATTATGAAAAGTAA
- the xth gene encoding exodeoxyribonuclease III encodes MRVYSWNVNGLRAVAKKNFLEWIEEENPDILCIQETKLQENQLEDNIKNIEGYYSYFSFAEKKGYSGVATYTKEEPISVKHGIGIEKFDSEGRILITEFENFTLLNIYFPNGQRDEERLQYKLEFYEALFNYCDELVKEGKKLVICGDYNTAHNEIDLKNPKANEKTSGFLRIERDWLDKIIERGYTDTFRNMNPDKIKYSWWSYRFKARERNAGWRIDYHFVSNNLLDKVKDTEILNDVYGSDHCPVMLELD; translated from the coding sequence ATGAGAGTTTATTCTTGGAATGTTAATGGTTTAAGAGCAGTAGCAAAAAAGAATTTTTTAGAATGGATAGAGGAAGAAAATCCTGATATATTATGTATTCAAGAAACTAAATTACAGGAAAATCAACTAGAAGATAATATAAAAAATATAGAAGGATATTATTCTTATTTTAGTTTTGCGGAGAAAAAGGGATATAGTGGTGTGGCTACTTATACTAAAGAAGAGCCTATTTCAGTAAAACATGGTATAGGCATAGAAAAGTTTGATTCAGAAGGAAGAATACTTATAACAGAATTTGAAAACTTTACACTTTTAAATATATATTTTCCTAATGGACAAAGGGATGAAGAAAGACTTCAATATAAATTAGAGTTTTACGAAGCTTTATTTAATTATTGCGATGAACTAGTTAAGGAAGGCAAAAAGCTAGTTATATGCGGGGATTACAATACAGCCCATAATGAGATAGATCTTAAAAATCCTAAAGCTAATGAGAAAACTTCAGGATTTCTAAGAATAGAAAGGGATTGGCTAGATAAAATAATAGAAAGAGGATATACAGATACTTTTAGAAATATGAATCCAGATAAGATTAAATACTCTTGGTGGAGCTATAGATTTAAAGCTAGGGAAAGAAATGCAGGTTGGAGAATTGATTATCATTTTGTTTCAAATAATTTATTGGATAAAGTAAAAGACACAGAAATATTAAACGATGTTTATGGATCAGATCATTGCCCTGTAATGTTAGAGTTAGATTAA
- the uraA gene encoding uracil permease, translated as MRKYVDVNEKLPILKTIPLSFQHLFAMVGATILVPMLTGMSPSIALFGSGIGTLLYVLCTKAKLPAYIGSSFAFIGPMTVASSAYGTNAMLSGIIAAGLIYILVAAIISFTGTDWLNKVLPPIVVGSVVIVIGLGLAGVAINWAGLNSSFTIDSMQSVPRWAWITVSMITLGIGILGTMYFKGFLGVIPILIAMICGYISALALGVVSQETLTKIANAPLFQLPPFMKPEFNINAMILMAPVAFVTLAEHIGHVYVTNNVVGKDFTKDPGLHRSILGDGVATLLAGFIGGPPNTTYGENIGVMAITKVYSVWVIVGAAIIAIILSFIGPVATLIATIPMPVMGGVSILLFGIIASSGFRVFVEDKIDFSKKRNLIISSVIVVLGIGGAAVKFKLAGSEVEIAGVALATLVGIILNLILPQESRTEEDDNKEENNKEEAVKTIEKKVV; from the coding sequence ATGAGAAAATATGTAGACGTAAATGAAAAATTACCTATCTTAAAAACTATACCATTAAGTTTTCAACATTTATTTGCAATGGTGGGGGCAACTATATTAGTTCCAATGCTTACAGGCATGAGTCCTTCTATTGCATTATTTGGAAGCGGTATAGGAACACTTCTTTATGTGCTTTGTACAAAGGCAAAATTACCAGCTTATATAGGATCATCTTTTGCATTTATAGGCCCTATGACAGTAGCATCATCAGCTTATGGTACTAATGCAATGTTATCTGGAATAATAGCAGCAGGTTTAATTTATATATTAGTAGCGGCTATAATAAGTTTTACAGGAACAGATTGGCTAAACAAGGTATTACCACCAATTGTAGTTGGTTCTGTTGTAATTGTAATAGGTTTAGGATTAGCAGGAGTAGCAATAAACTGGGCAGGTCTAAATTCTAGTTTTACTATAGATTCAATGCAAAGTGTGCCAAGATGGGCATGGATTACAGTTTCTATGATAACTTTAGGTATAGGAATACTAGGAACTATGTATTTTAAAGGTTTCTTAGGAGTAATACCAATTCTTATAGCGATGATATGTGGATATATTTCAGCACTGGCTTTAGGGGTTGTATCTCAAGAAACTTTAACTAAAATAGCAAATGCACCTTTATTTCAACTTCCACCATTTATGAAACCAGAGTTTAATATAAATGCTATGATATTAATGGCACCAGTAGCTTTTGTAACATTAGCAGAGCATATTGGACATGTTTATGTAACAAATAATGTAGTAGGAAAAGATTTTACAAAAGATCCAGGGCTTCATAGATCTATATTAGGAGATGGAGTAGCTACACTACTCGCAGGATTTATAGGAGGACCCCCAAATACAACTTATGGAGAGAACATAGGAGTTATGGCTATAACTAAAGTGTATAGTGTATGGGTAATTGTAGGAGCTGCGATAATAGCAATTATACTTTCATTTATAGGACCTGTAGCTACGCTAATCGCTACTATACCAATGCCAGTAATGGGAGGAGTAAGTATACTATTATTCGGAATAATAGCTTCCTCAGGTTTTAGAGTATTTGTAGAAGATAAAATAGATTTTAGTAAAAAGAGAAACTTAATAATATCCTCTGTAATAGTAGTATTAGGAATAGGTGGAGCTGCAGTAAAATTTAAGTTAGCAGGATCAGAGGTAGAAATAGCAGGAGTTGCATTAGCGACATTAGTAGGAATAATATTAAACTTAATACTTCCACAAGAAAGTAGAACAGAAGAAGATGATAATAAAGAAGAGAACAATAAGGAAGAGGCTGTTAAAACTATAGAAAAAAAGGTAGTTTAA
- the pyrR gene encoding bifunctional pyr operon transcriptional regulator/uracil phosphoribosyltransferase PyrR — translation MNLKAEILDEKGIKRSLTRIAHEIIEKNKGVEDIILVGIKRRGYPLAKRIAEAIESIEDIKVPVGSVDITLYRDDLIEKTQQPIIKSLDLEHHINDKKIILVDDVVFTGRTVRAAMDATIHHGRPAAIQLAVLVDRGHRELPIRPDFVGKNIPTSKAEVVSVNLKELDGEDSIKIFEK, via the coding sequence TTGAATCTTAAGGCTGAAATACTAGATGAAAAAGGAATTAAAAGAAGCCTTACGAGAATAGCTCATGAAATAATAGAAAAAAATAAAGGAGTAGAAGACATTATTCTTGTAGGGATAAAGAGAAGAGGTTATCCTCTAGCTAAGAGAATAGCTGAAGCTATAGAAAGTATTGAGGATATAAAAGTACCTGTAGGATCTGTAGATATAACCTTATACAGAGATGATTTAATTGAAAAAACACAACAGCCCATAATAAAAAGTTTAGATTTAGAACATCATATTAACGATAAGAAAATAATATTAGTAGATGATGTAGTATTTACAGGAAGAACGGTAAGAGCAGCTATGGATGCTACCATACATCATGGAAGACCTGCTGCTATACAATTAGCCGTTTTAGTTGATAGAGGACATAGAGAGTTACCTATAAGACCAGATTTTGTAGGAAAGAACATTCCAACCTCAAAAGCAGAAGTAGTATCAGTAAATCTAAAAGAACTTGACGGAGAAGATTCCATTAAAATATTTGAAAAATAG